The Candidatus Synechococcus calcipolaris G9 nucleotide sequence TGTAAAGCTGAATTTAGCATTGGAGATGGTGTAACTGATGTATAACTTGAGTGCAACCAGCGGAAATACCGGCTTTGGTAGTCGCGTATTCCGGTATGAGGTGACTGGCCTGCGTCAAACGAGTGAATCCGATCAAACCGATTATGATATTCGTCGCAGTGGTAGTACGTTTTTTAATGTGCCCTACAGCCGCATGAATCAGTTTATGCAACAGATCAGTCGTTGGGGGGGCAAGATTGTCAGTATCTATCCCCTCGGTATTGACACCCCGCCACCGCCAGCAGCAACATCAGCCCCAGCAGTTGAACCCCAGAAAAAAGCAAAGGCAGATATTCCGGTTAATATTTATCGGCCCAATAAACCCTACATGGGCAAGGTCATCTCCAATGAAGAACTGGTACGGGAAGGGGGAGAAGGCACCGTTAAGCATATTATCTTTGATCTTTCTGAGGGAGAACTGCGCTACCTAGAAGGTCAGAGCATTGGTATTATTCCTGCGGGTACGGATGCTAAGGGTAAACCCCATAAACTTCGCCTCTATTCCATTGCCTCTACCCGCCACGGTGATTTTGTGGATGATAAAACCGTATCCCTGTGTGTCCGCCAACTGGAGTACAAAGACCCAGAGAGTGGTGACAAGGTTTACGGGGTGTGCTCGTCCTACCTGAATAAGGTAAAACCCGGTGATGAGGTCAAAATTACGGGCCCTGTGGGTAAAGAAATGCTCTTGCCTGATGACCCGGAAGCAACCATTGTCATGCTGGGGACGGGGACGGGGATTGCTCCTTTCCGGGCATTCCTGTGGCGGATGTTCAAGGAGAAGCATGCAGACTATCAATTCAAAGGTTTAGCCTGGTTATTTTTTGGGGTTGCCTATACGCCTAATATTCTCTATAAGCAAGAGCTAGAGGAACTTCAAGAGAAATTCCCGGAAAACTTCCGTTTAACCTATGCCATTAGTCGGGAGCAAAAAACCGCTGAAGGGGGCAAGATGTACATCCAATGTCGGATTGCTGAACACGCCGATGAACTTTGGCAACTCCTCCAGAAGAAAAATACCCATGTCTATATGTGCGGACTCAAGGGCATGGAGCCAGGCATTGATCAAGCTATGACTGAAGCTGCGGCTAAAAATGGGGCTGACTGGACCGAGTTTCTCAAGGGAACCCTGAAAAAGGAAAGCCGTTGGCACGTGGAAACCTACTAAGTTATCAAAACTAAGTTATCAAAACTAAGTTATCAAAACTAAGTTATCAAAGTCCCGCGTCCCACGAAATCCAAGGAACGATCCCCCTACGTGAGAGCGTGAGGGGGTTTTTATTGATAACCGTGTGGCATTAAGACTCCTTCCGGAATACCTTCAGCCTTGAGCAGACGGGGCAGGGGAGGTAAAATTCGGCTACAACGGGCAACAAAATCCGCCAGCCAGGATTCTAGCAGGGATTTTTCCTCAATGGTAAGATGCTGTTGTGTCCAAGTCTGTTGAGATGTCACCTGATTGACCTCTGGACTCACGGCCACCACATTAAAGGATTGCAACCAGTGATGACTGGGGCGGGTGACGAGCCAATAGTTGCTCACTAGCATCTTGCCAAGGTAAGTTTGGGCGATTTGGCCAGCTTTTTGAAAATACTCTAAATATTCGTCCAAGGTGGGCATGGCTGTTGGTTTATAGGCATAGGTCTGATGGGGCGCGATCGCCATGTCTGGTTCAAAGAAATTAGTAAATTCCTCCTCCGGGCTATCCATGGGGGCCTCACTCAGCCCGAGGAGGGCAAACAATTTGGTTTCTAACTCGTGGAGATGTTCTGGTTTTGTGGATTGACGATCTTTGATTTTTTGGTGCAGGTTGACCAGTAACTCCAATTCACCGGTCTGGAGATCGGACAGATGGATGAGATGAATCAAATGCTCTAGGAAACGATTTACGGTAAGGGATTCCCCTGACATCGAAGCTCTGTGAACTGACGCAGGTGTATTACGGAGGAGATCATCAATATCCCCGCGTTCAGCGAGAAGGTGGCATAAATAATAACGAGTCATAGGGGAAACATTCATAGCATTATCCTCATGGTCGAAGAAAACGAACACAACGACTGATAAAACCGATAGGCCAATTGATCCCACAAAAGGAGGAACACAAGAGGTATATGGATCACACCAGTCCGGTGATTATTTAGGTAAGCCCACAGGAGTATAAAAATACTCGCAGATAAAATAAGTTCCAGGTTGGCGATAACTTAAGAAACTCGCAAGAATCAGTGATCCCGTCGGAACGACATAAAAAATCTGAAAAAAAAATAATCAAACTCTTATGAGATTAAATAAACCCAGCGATCGCCGTGATGCTCAGATGCTCTAGAACCTCGGTGGATTCTAGCAAATCCTGCTCCGGCCCAACTCCTAACAAACTGCTATACCTCGTAACTGATTTCCGCTATAGCTGAAACCTACAGTGATCTCCAAAGGTCAAGATTGAATTAACCTGGGTATTGGCTTATGGGACTGTTATAACGTTCTTTACTGTAAGAGACAAGTAACAAGGACTACAAAACGACAATATTTACAATACAGAAAGATTATTTTAATAATCAGAGCTACTTATGACTGGGAGCATTTTACCTGGATTTGGCAATGAAATGGGAGATAGATTAGACAGGGTGGGCGATCCCCATTGGAGATCGCTAGTTTAATGACTCGGCTATTACAAGAATAAGGTTAAAAACGTTACGGAATAAGGGGTGTGTTCTCAACATTTTATAAATTAACTTAATGAAAAACCATGAAATACCAATAAAAATCCAAATCTAAATAAAATCTTAAGATATGTTTAGGAAAGATATAGAAATCGTGGCTAATTTTACTTTACATTTGTGGGCGATCGCCTTTGGAAATCCTAGTTCCAAAGGAATTTAGTGCCTAGGACACCTTGGCGAAGGAGGGGACTTACCCCTACAATACGGGCAGATTTTCCTAGATATGTTTGCATAAAAGAACCCTTAGGTAGCAATATCTTAAGCAGTAGGAGTGATTGGGTGCGGTAATGGCGACTTGGGAATTTTTATTACAGAAGGAGGGCGATCGTGCGTGGCTCCCCCTTGAACCCCCCTCGGTGGAAATTTTAGAGGGCTGTTATCGGCTCATGGCCCGTTGTCCATCGGCGGAAACACCCATTGAGGTACAAATCAAACATTATTATGAGCAAGAGGGGCAACCGAAGCAACGCTACCAACGCCGCACCCATCGCACCAGTCCCTCCGGTCTAATGGGGATCATTCCCTTTACCTATTTAGAGCCGGGTCGCTGGGAATTGTCCTGTCGTCTGACTCAAGAGGGTGTCATTCAAGGGGGTACCTTTGAGATCAGGTTGGATGTATTAGCCCAAGTGGAAGATTGGGACTGGATGCCAACAATTCCCGTGACGGCTACCGAAGAACCGCCCGTGATGTTATCCGCTGGGTTACCGGAGGAAGAAAGTTGGTCTGGGCCATCTGAATCAAGGGACATTGCTGCCCCAGCTATACCCGTACTTGAATCCTCCCCCGAATCCGATGTGTTGGTTCCCATTACCCAAACCTCACAGAAATCGGTGGAAAACTTGACCGATCCCCAACCCTTAGATGCGGAGACGGCCCAACAACCCACCCAACCTGCCACCCTGATTACCTTGCCCCAATGTGCCTATACGGTATTTTCCGATGAATCCTTAACTATTCGTGGCCAGGTTCTAGTTCCGGGAACGGTTGTGATTCGCCTGCGGAATCCCCTTACCCGCGAAGTGATTCTTGAAGATTCTATTGAACCAGTGGGAGTAGCTCCCAACCTAGAGTTTGCCTATGAAATGCCCCAATTAACCCATATCTCTGTGGTGGTTGGTGAAGCACGGGTGATCCCAACAACGGAACTGGGGCGATCGGAAATTCGCCAATCTCAAGCTTTTATGGTGACGATCTTAGCGGCCCCTGATTTACCCCTTGCGTCCACCGCCCCGAAACCGAAGGATGAGTCTAAATCGACTATACCGGTGAAGCCACTCCAATCCTCTCCAGTGATTCAAACCCCGGTTTCCCCTGCCCAACCTTTACCCTTGCATCCTCCGAAACCCCCTCGATCGCCCCTGGATCAGCCCTTAGTGAAACCCTTAGCCAGCCCGCCTCTCCTGCCCCGTCGCCGTAGTCCCGAACTGCCGGTATTGGCTCCCGTGCAATTGACTCCGTCACCATCTCCAGGGATCACCTTACCGCCTCGATTAGGAGCCATCTCGGAGTCAAAGAGACAACGGCGGGTGAGTTTACCAACATTTTGCCAACCGCTTTCAGTTGTGGATGTGCCCGTTACACCTCCTCCCTTTTCATCCGCTGGCAGCCAGGAGCGGTTTTGGTCAAATTTACAACGATTAGCCCAGGTGGAGGCTTCCCAGGTTGGTTATCAGAATGAAGATGGGCCAATTGCAGAGGATTTTCCACTCCTGCCCCCCATTCTCACATTGCCCGAAGCAGATATGGTTGCCAATGAATCGATGGAGATTCGCGTCAAACTTAGCCAGAGTAAGGAACGAGTTTGTGTAAAGTTGTGGGTTACAAATGCAGAAACAGGGGATTTAATTGCTGGGCCCCGCTGGCTGGTGGATTTTGATTTCCAGGATAACCATAGTGAACGGGAAACAATCGTAAGGATTGATATTCCTAGTGATGCCCAAGCCTTGGCTATCATGGCGATCGCCGTGAATCAAGATACCTGCCAAGAAAGTCCTACGGTAGCTCTGCGACGTTCAGTGATTAAGGGAAGGTGATTCGGGGGAAATGATAGATTTACCCAAACTTAGGTTAAAGATGATTTTCATGAATTATCCCAACCGTTGATCAAAGAATGACAGCTTAATGAGATAGGCGATAATCGCACCAGTGAGGGTAACAATAAATCCCCAAAGGCGCGAATCAACGGTCTTTTGGCGATCTTGAAGGTCAATGACTTTGTCATCTACTGCTTTGATTTGACCCGACAGCTTATCGTCTACGGCTTTGATTTCAGCCCGCACCGTGTTGATCTCTCCAGATAGTCGCTCCTCTAGCGTGTTGAACTTTTCGCTAGTCTCAGCTTGGCTGACCTTCACCTCTATGGTTAAGTCGTGTATCTGTGTCTGCATAGCCCTGATGTCAGTCTGCATGGACTTGACTGCATCTAATACTTGCCCTATCTCTGACCTAGTGGCTGGCTCACTCATGGCTTATTCACTCTCGCTACTTTGACAGTAGCACTCCCAAGGATGCGATCGCCCAAGGTTTCCATTAGTTCGACTTCTTGGGATAGAAGCCATTCTAAAAAGTGGATTCAACCTAAACCATTGGCAAAGCCGTTTCCATTAGTTCGACTTCTTGGGATAGAAGCCATGTATATGCTACTCACACTAACTTGCTTTTTTATTCGTTTCCATTAGTTCGACTTCTTGGGATAGAAGCCATCAGATACTGCATGGCATGACAGCTAAGATCAACGTGTTTCCATTAGTTCGACTTCTTGGGATAGAAGCCATGTATATGCTACTCACACTAACTTGCTTTTTTATTCGTTTCCATTAGTTCGACTTCTTGGGATAGAAGCCATCAGATACTGCATGGCATGACAGCTAAGATCAACGTGTTTCCATTAGTTCGACTTCTTGGGATAGAAGCCATGTATATGCTACTCACACTAACTTGCTTTTTTATTCGTTTCCATTAGTTCGACTTCTTGGGATAGAAGCCATCCTACGGATTACAATACGGCTCTATAGAGGTGTTCCAGTTTCCATTAGTTCGACTTCTTGGGATAGAAGCCATATATCTCCAGCGCCTCCACGCCCATCGGGAAGCAACTGTTTCCATTAGTTCAACTTCTTGGGATAGAAGCCATAGGCTGAATGGGCTATCGATATTTTTGAAGTAAAAAGTTTCCATTAGTTCAACTTCTTGGGATAGAAGCCATCTAAAACCTTTACGGCAAAAGTCTCCGCAGTAACCTGTTTCCATTAGTTCAACTTCTTGGGATAGAAGCCATGAGGATAAAAAAATGAACCAATTTCCCGCAAAATTGTTTCCATTAGTTCGACTTCTTGGGATAGAAGCCATTTCAAGCATTTTGTTTTTTTTTCAAGGTAGATCGCCCGTGGTTTCCATTAGTTCGACTTCTTGGGATAGAAGCCATTTCCACAAAAGGCAAAGTATTCGGACGGAACCGCCTAAGTTTCCATTAGTTCGACTTCTTGGGATAGAAGCCATTTTCCGCTATTGTGGCGGATTGGGCCGTGGAAGGGGCGAGTTTCCATTAGTTCGACTTCTTGGGATAGAAGCCATTCGAGCGTTCCATTGCCCTGCCCCCTGCGGAGCCGCCGAGGTTTCCATTAGTTCGACTTCTTGGGATAGAAGCCATTGAAATCAAGTCGTCCAAAAGGACGACTTCAGTAAACACAAGTTTCCATTAGTTCGACTTCTTGGGATAGAAGCCATAGCTATGTATATTAGCATAACTCTGGCCTGGGTTTGAGCCACCCATTTCGAGGGGGTCAGCGGACACCCCTGGGCAAAGTTTTTTTATCATAAAAATAAAAACCTGGAACCCAGACCAGCAAAGGATTCGGCCCCCTTTACCCAATAATGCGGGTTTCCAGCCACAGCGGCAGGGATCCGAATCGAAAACCAACCAAATATAACCAAAGATTAAGAGTTGTCAGCAATAAAATATGTATATATACTAATGATATAGTTCAAACGCGCTCAAGCTGCACAGCAGTATTTTCCTATGACAACAACCCTCTATCTTAATCGCCAAGGCTGCTCCGTAAGCCTCAAGCAAGAAAAAATCATCGTCAAATACAAAGGCGATATCTGCCAAGAGTGCCAACTCCAATTGATTGATCTCATTTTAGTCTTTGGTTCTGTCCAACTCACCACCCAAGTCATTCGTGCCTGCCTAAAACGAGGGGTAACGATCTCTTACCTTTCCCAATCTGGCTACTGCTATGGCCGCCTTTTACCCATCAGCAAACGAAAAAACTCCCTGCAAACCTATCAAAATCGCCTCACCGACACACAAAAATTAACCGTTGCCCGCCAACTGATTCATGCCAAACTGCACAATAGCCGCGTCATCCTGATGCGCCAATACCGCCGCCGTCCCCAGCCCACGATTCAAAACGCCATTGATCACTTGCACCTTGCCACCCAACGGAGCTTAAACGCTCAAGACCTTTCAGAACTGACTGGCATTGAAGGTGCCGCGGCCCATCGCTACTTTGAAGCCCTTGGGGCCTGTTTCCAGCACCCAGACCTGACCTTTGGCGGCCGCAGTCGCCGACCCCCAGGTAACGAAATAAATGCCCTACTGAGTTTTGGCTATCAAATACTCTGGAATCATTTGTTTGGCCTCCTCGATACCTGTGGCTTTGATGCCCATCAGGGTTGTCTACACCAAAATCACCATGGCCATCCTGCCCTAGTCTCAGATATTCTTGAACCCTTTCGCGCCCCCATCATTAAGAAGACCATCTGCGAATTTATCCCCTCACTCGCCATACCGAACCCCATATTCTGATTTGGGGAACGGGTCTACCTTCACAAAAGCCATGCCAAAGTTTGATTATTAAGAAAAAAACCATTTAATAATTCTTTATAAAATTGATGACAATATAAAAATATTGTAAAGAACATGAACTAACTCCTGTCTGGCGTTTAAGCTGTCGAAAACCTAAGTGAATACCCTCACGCCCGTTATGTACTATCGCCGCAAGCTCTTTGCCCTTTTCCATGATCCCTTGCTCAAGGCTCTATTTAGGGATAAGTCTGAAAAAGGTTCATGGCGACAGTTGACGTGCCTATCTGAGGTTGCCTCAGAGCTAGAGACATGGTGGAGCAATCATGAAGGGGGAGGTGTCCTTGCGGATCATATTTCCTCCGCGTCCGATCGCCTCAGTTTTCGTCGGGATATGCAGGTCGATGCCACAGTTGAGCAGGCAATGACCACCATTGAAGTCTGTCACCCGATTACCGGAGCAAAGCAAACGCTTGATTTTGGTGATACCTACACAGATGATCGCCTCATCGAGATTGATAACCGTACCCTTTGGATTAAGATCAAAGACCTGAAAGGGGAAGAGGGGGCCAAAAAAGCCTTTTGGTGGGTGTGGCGATTTTATGGAGATGCCATTGCCAGTGATCAGGGAATAGATAAACGCGATGTCCTGCTATTGCCGGCGGAGACGCGATTACCAGATTGTCCGGTGATGTTCCACAATGCAATTACCGCTGCCTTGACGGGGGCAATGTTTCCCACTGATGTGGAGAATAATGCTGCTGTGGGCCATCCCTGGCTGCTGATGTTTTCCTTCTCGCCAGTACAGGAGTTTATTAAAGCCTCCCGCAAATTTCTAGACTTTTGGGCAGGTTCCTATCTGCTCCATTATCTCAGTGCGCGACTGTGTTGGTATCTTGCGGAAAAGTATGGCCCTGATGCGGTTATTTCTCCCAATCTTCATGGGCAGGCAATCATTGATGCTTTTTTAATTCAAAAATATTCTGATCCCGATTCTGGCTTTGGTGAATATTTTGATCATTTGAACTTGCCAAATCCCCTGAAACAGTTTGACAACGAGGAATCTACCAGTTTAAGTACGGCGGGTTTTCCCAATGTGATTTCAGCCTTAATTCCGGCGGGCGATCGCACCACCCTGGGCCCAGAACTGGAGCAGTTTTTACAGACAGAATGGCGGGAGATCGGGGACAAGGTACGGGATAGCATTAAGGAAACCGTCCAGGGGATCTATGGCGATCCCAAAAGAGTCAATGAGATTCAAGACTGGATTGATCAAGCCTTTCCTGACGGTATGTGGGATGCCCTCAAAGATGAATTTTTAAGCTGGACACAGGGGGGACGTTGGGAATGGAATCGGCTCTGGCAGACCCAACTGGATCACTCCTGGGAAACCTATTGGATTGCCCTGCCCCTAGGAGTACCGGATCAATCTCTAGCTAAAAAACGGTCAACATCAGATTATGGCGACTGGAAAGCTGCCCAGGATACCCTCGCCCAAGGGACGAATCACGCCATCCCCATTCCGACGGCGACGGAAGAGCGCATTTACGCCAGGATCAATGTGGGAACCTGGTGGCCACTTCTACAACAACGGTTGGGGGAGGGGTTATCTGCGATTAAAAATACTCGTAATTGGCAGATTCCGGTGGCCCCAGGGGAGCGATCGTCCATATCTGGGCAGTATAGTGTGGTGCATCCCAACTGGCTCTACCGCGATCGCTTTTGTGAGGGGGGTGGGCTGCCGACCAGTTCCTTGCGTTTGTTTTGGCAGGTGATGGCCGTAGCATTTCCGGGCTTGTTTAATGGCTCAGAGCGGCTCAATGCCCTAGAACTGACGAAACGGATGGCCTGGAAGCATGGGGGTGTGGCGGAATCCCTGGGAATCATGTCTTTTAAGGAAGATGATTATGAAGGTTTGATTCGATTTCCTAATTTGAGTGCGATCGCCGCTGCCCGGTTTATGAAAAACTACCCTGATTTGGTGCAAAGCTATTGGCAAAAATTGAATCAGGCGATCGCTAATCAGTCCGACCTCCAAGGATATAAATCTTTAATGCGATCGCTAACCCATCGCCCCAATCACATTCGCCAGGTGGATGAGGCTCTAAAAAGCCATGGCAATCAAAATTACAACGGTGTCATGTTTTCTGCAAAATGGTTAGGGGATGACCTGGCCCTAGAGGGAGAAGCCCTCAGTCAATTGCGGGGTTGTGTGGATCGGGCCCATCAATCTATTGGCTGGGGCGATCGCTCTCCGGCAGACTGGTGGGGGATTGTTTTAGCCGATGGCGATAGTATGGGCGACTATGTTCGCGGTAAAAAACTCAAACCCTATGGGGACTATGTACCCCAAAAAATTCTAGAACAGATTGATAAAAATGCCGCCCAAACTGGCCCAACCCAAGACCAGTGGCAACGCTGGCAAGCAT carries:
- the cas1 gene encoding CRISPR-associated endonuclease Cas1 — protein: MTTTLYLNRQGCSVSLKQEKIIVKYKGDICQECQLQLIDLILVFGSVQLTTQVIRACLKRGVTISYLSQSGYCYGRLLPISKRKNSLQTYQNRLTDTQKLTVARQLIHAKLHNSRVILMRQYRRRPQPTIQNAIDHLHLATQRSLNAQDLSELTGIEGAAAHRYFEALGACFQHPDLTFGGRSRRPPGNEINALLSFGYQILWNHLFGLLDTCGFDAHQGCLHQNHHGHPALVSDILEPFRAPIIKKTICEFIPSLAIPNPIF
- the petH gene encoding ferredoxin--NADP reductase; this encodes MYNLSATSGNTGFGSRVFRYEVTGLRQTSESDQTDYDIRRSGSTFFNVPYSRMNQFMQQISRWGGKIVSIYPLGIDTPPPPAATSAPAVEPQKKAKADIPVNIYRPNKPYMGKVISNEELVREGGEGTVKHIIFDLSEGELRYLEGQSIGIIPAGTDAKGKPHKLRLYSIASTRHGDFVDDKTVSLCVRQLEYKDPESGDKVYGVCSSYLNKVKPGDEVKITGPVGKEMLLPDDPEATIVMLGTGTGIAPFRAFLWRMFKEKHADYQFKGLAWLFFGVAYTPNILYKQELEELQEKFPENFRLTYAISREQKTAEGGKMYIQCRIAEHADELWQLLQKKNTHVYMCGLKGMEPGIDQAMTEAAAKNGADWTEFLKGTLKKESRWHVETY
- a CDS encoding hemagglutinin, translating into MQTQIHDLTIEVKVSQAETSEKFNTLEERLSGEINTVRAEIKAVDDKLSGQIKAVDDKVIDLQDRQKTVDSRLWGFIVTLTGAIIAYLIKLSFFDQRLG
- the cas10 gene encoding type III-B CRISPR-associated protein Cas10/Cmr2, which translates into the protein MNTLTPVMYYRRKLFALFHDPLLKALFRDKSEKGSWRQLTCLSEVASELETWWSNHEGGGVLADHISSASDRLSFRRDMQVDATVEQAMTTIEVCHPITGAKQTLDFGDTYTDDRLIEIDNRTLWIKIKDLKGEEGAKKAFWWVWRFYGDAIASDQGIDKRDVLLLPAETRLPDCPVMFHNAITAALTGAMFPTDVENNAAVGHPWLLMFSFSPVQEFIKASRKFLDFWAGSYLLHYLSARLCWYLAEKYGPDAVISPNLHGQAIIDAFLIQKYSDPDSGFGEYFDHLNLPNPLKQFDNEESTSLSTAGFPNVISALIPAGDRTTLGPELEQFLQTEWREIGDKVRDSIKETVQGIYGDPKRVNEIQDWIDQAFPDGMWDALKDEFLSWTQGGRWEWNRLWQTQLDHSWETYWIALPLGVPDQSLAKKRSTSDYGDWKAAQDTLAQGTNHAIPIPTATEERIYARINVGTWWPLLQQRLGEGLSAIKNTRNWQIPVAPGERSSISGQYSVVHPNWLYRDRFCEGGGLPTSSLRLFWQVMAVAFPGLFNGSERLNALELTKRMAWKHGGVAESLGIMSFKEDDYEGLIRFPNLSAIAAARFMKNYPDLVQSYWQKLNQAIANQSDLQGYKSLMRSLTHRPNHIRQVDEALKSHGNQNYNGVMFSAKWLGDDLALEGEALSQLRGCVDRAHQSIGWGDRSPADWWGIVLADGDSMGDYVRGKKLKPYGDYVPQKILEQIDKNAAQTGPTQDQWQRWQALMNAPKRMGPATHGGLNRALLDFSNRIVPYLVEHRFCGRVIYSGGDDVMAVFPLEDVLPFIHSLRAAWAGQGDPGGDFTPTGDYWKPSSKQAKKVLGDRPHFTMGDGATLSMGIVLAHKSVPLPTVLENLWQAEKDRAKKLPDKDGLCFRVIYGSGNTLEALLKGEMLADWWDILALCSSEVSPVFHRLASELPRHCYLSKDHLISQAVQAILLRRQVPLPPTFDDNLRRWCDRWEYWAIHHENSLGTRLEDLMHLFRLSAFWLDHGELAAIHSEPAQAA